Part of the Besnoitia besnoiti strain Bb-Ger1 chromosome Unknown contig00015, whole genome shotgun sequence genome is shown below.
GCCTTTGCGGCAGACGTCGTGAGGACGGCTGGTAAGACTACGAGCGTGTGAAGCTCAGGGCGTTGTGGCTGTGGTAACTCAGAAAACTCGACTGTGGAGTACTGAATCCTCCAGTCAAGTGATTAGACAGCTGAGCTTCAGGCACAAGCCCCAGGCAGGCAGCCAATCAcgcgtgcgtgtgcagacgcagctgcccccgcccccccttcCGCACAGAAGACGTGGCTGCATTCTTTCGCCAGTACACTGAagcagggcgacgcagctgcgagaCGTCTGCTGCGAGTGGCTTGCAGAGTTCAGCTTGAATTGAGAGCGCTGGCGGTCGCTAGCATGCAGACCACCGCACAGTATCCCCTGGGCTGTAGCGGAGGGGTGCCAAATCCGAGAAGGCAGTTGAATGCTTCGCTAgagaggggcgacgcgcctccagccCATCCACTCGCAGTAGGCTCAGGCCACAATACATCGTTGTCAGCAGCGCGTAGCGTTATTTTCctgccgcgagaggcgagacgcaggcgtcgtCGCAGCGTATTCAAGCGCGAGGCATGCAGTCAACCGACCACAGTTCGTCGCTAACGCGTGTTTCTATCCTGGAGCAGTGTGGCGGACAGCAAGATCTTTCCCGAGCTATGGTTGCTCACGGAGGCGGAAGTCCCTGCCTTTCATTCGTGCTGCCATGGATGCTGCTGCATCCGACAAGACTCCGTGCAGGCCGCACGCGCTGCATCGCCTCAGATGGTCGAACTGATCTGACGAGGTGGCCTGGAGAACAGCGCGGGTgtgacgccgctgccgcgtaTGCCGGTCACCCCCCCCTTCTAGCCCACCTTTCCGATCCCTCACTTCGAGCGCCGCACGACTCACGGGACTCGtgcttcagttgttatctgattggtattgcatgtAGAGACTGggactagcgttggagcacatagtttcattcgatagtccacgctcgatcttaccatacatagtacttggatgatcccaggctggtttagTACGTCactgtacgaatatcatgacattcactttgggagtcgccttcttgatgttagtctgtacggaataattaggactatctctctatatataaactacctttttctggggagtatatacttcgagttggactactggtttagatctcGAAGGCCTCTGcttaccggatccaagttctcttgtgcttttcatgaccatcatgttagtgcttgtatacaaatgttggtttttcaaatatacgctggataccgctatacttaatgcacttcacatgatggtcatgacagtgatattgaaatccaacagTTTTAGCTGTCTAGGCAAGTTTCTAGCGGCCAGCGCGTCAGCAAACCACTGGAAGGGACCAGGTTGCGACAGGCTCACTCTGCGTTCACTTGGCGTTTACTTGATCTGTGCAGAAGTCTGCGCGCAGCACACCGGCTGTCGGCGCGGGTCGTTCGACGCGGACAGACGGATCGCCCGCACAGGCGTCTCTGTGGTCAGTCCGCACACTCGCACTTTCCCGCGCTTCAGCACTGCGGCTTTGGCTTCCTTCCACACAGCAGTCTCCAGTCCCTTGCATCACGTGAacgcgtgcgcctcctcgccacaCGCGGtgctggctggcggcgcagagcgaccgCAGCCAGGGGCTGATTGGCTGCAGCCTGTCGACTCGGGACGTGTGGGTGTGAAGAACATGTTTCCCAGTTCGAGAAAACGAGGGAACAGACGCGGGAAACCGAGATGCGGTCTGTCTACGGACTTGAGGTGGCGCCGTAAACTCCTCTCTGGCGCGAGGGAATCGAATGATGAGCAGCGCTGAATGCGTTCAGCCCGTCGAtcgacgcgcggccgctcgcgtGCCTCGTTTCCGCTCCAGCTTCCGTGCCACGTGCTTCTGTGAAAAGGTGATGTGGTTGACTGTAGCGCGTTTTATCGGCGAGTCACATACGCGACCGACTGCCGACTGCCCTCCGCTATTTTATCTTTGTACGTCGTAGTCTTGCCTCGATTTTTCGTGATATTGCAGCGTCGTCTCGCTGGCCTGgtccctgtctctctcccgcttGCTGCACGTGCCCAACTTCGCATGTTGAGAGCCGGCTTTTGTCGCTGTGCTTCAGAGGCCGTACGACCTGCATTTCTCCCGAGATCTTCTGCCCACTCGAAAACCGGCAGACGACTCACTGAGCTAATGCCTAAGAGCCTTTTTCCTCGTGTGGCGGCGCACCGCACTGCCTCAGTCGGCTTTCTCTCGGTGCATCCCGCTCCTCTGTTTCGTTGCATGATCAGCGCCCGTGGGGGGGGGTCCGTTTTCTGCTGTGTGCCAGGCGGAAGTCTGTCCGCTGACTCCAAAAACTCCGAGGATGACGATGCTCGTGCAGGactgcgtgtctctgcttcaTCGAAAGCAAACGCCATGTGTATATCTGTTTAATCGTGGCCGCCACTTAGATTCTTCGCTCCCTTTCGACCGCACTCTGTGCCAGAGCGTTTCTTTACTGCCACGAAAATCTTTCGTTGGTGCCCCAAGAATCCCTGCAAATCGAGCTTCCGGCCGGTGGCGGGACTACTCTTCAAACTTGCGAAAGTGTAGATCGTCCGGGAATCAattcctgcgccgcgccgtgtCGGATCTGGGAACTCTCCAGATAGGGATTGGTCGCTTCGCGACTTGCTGAAGCCCCGCACTTTTTCCGTTGAATTCGTTCTCTGCGACGTCGTTTTTTAGCGGGTCCCGCTAGTTGTTCTCGGGGGTTTTCTCGGCTCTGGACGTCTGGCACCTCAGGCCCTCCCTGGCTTACGGCGGTGTGCGCAGTTTTTTCTCGAGTTGCCGAGTCGCTCGCCGAAGGAGTTGCTCTCTGTCGACGCCAGCGCAGTTTTTCTGGGGGGTCCCGCCTCTAACCATGCACGTCTCTGTATGCTCTGAGCTGCATTCGCAGTGCTGAagcgcttcctcgctttctGGGGACATCCGAACTCAAGCATGAGCGCCGGCAACCAGCAGCCTGGCGGCTCACTCGTCGACCGGCGCTACTGCCGGTCTCGCTGGGAGTCGGTGTACGCCCTTttcggcctgcgcggccgtggCTCGTCTTCGTCTACGGTCGTCGCAAACGAAATCCCCCCTGCAAACGACAGTCGCCCGCTGACCAACACAACTTCCCTGTCGGCTGTGCGGGCGTCTACCCAGTCAGCCTCCAGCAGACTGGAGCTGCTTGCAGCGCCTCGAAACTCcgccccgcggaggcggatgaTAAACATGCTCCCCCGTGgcagagcggcggaagcaCCTGGAGAGCTCTGCCCCCCCAGCGAACGCCCCGCGGGCGGACTGCGGTACCCCCCTCGGGGTCTCGCCACCGATCCCTGGACTTGGATCGGCGCgctcgagaggcggaggagactgtCCAGTTCGTCGCCGTTCCTGGATTCTTTCCGACTGGTCTGTTCAGGCGAGCGTCGACGAACTCGCGGGTCCTGGCGGCTCTGGCGTCCGCCCCTGAcgcgctgcacacgccgccctcgccccccgcctGTCCTCGCCAGCCGTCCCTgtctgcgcgtcctgcgcctgcagccgatgcgcggcctctgctcatcttgcgcagcgacgctgcgccgctcAACAGAccagccgccgtcgcgtcaGCCGGCAGTGCCCTGGGGTGGCAGAGCTCAACGGGCGCTCCCGCCCGCCCTTCAGAACCTGCCTCGGGGCCTAGTGGCGGCTGGACGGGGAGCGGGGGGGCGAGGCCCTGCAGACCGCGCCTTCGAGCCGCCGACCGAATCGGCGAAGCCGCGTGCGGGCGTTCTTCGCCtttgcggcgcggcgcagacgcctccgcgcgagacgggcgTCCTCGACGCCTGCAAGTCTCTCCGACGACAGATCCGCCGCCTCTCAGGCCCCAGTGCCGGGCGCCGAAGGCCCGTCAGCCAGCAGAGAGGGCGCAAACGGGGACGGCGCGCCAGGGACTGGAGCCTGgcaagccgccgcggcgccgcacgacACGCTGCGCCACCGACCGCGTTCAGGCGAAGCTCAAATCGTCTGCCCTGTCTGGTGAGACCCGACGAGAGATGGGAGAGATCGCGTGGAGGCGTCCCCGACAAACTCTGAGAACAGATAAGAAGGAGGCGCCTTCAAACACCAAAGAGCTTCGCTccagatgcagcagcgccctacatatatatatatatatatatatatgctgcATTGGCTAATTGCGCGAGTTCTGTTTGATAGCGTAGGGGGGTGAGAtcgcagcgccgctgacGTGAATTACGCAGCCTCGTGTCACGATGGGTAGATGCAGCCTCTGTGTGTGACCGATGCAGTCATCCTCGGCGGCGTTCGGCTTGTTCAGGGTTTACCCGCGTCGTCTTTCTGTATGTTTCGCTGCGCTCATTCTGCAGTGCAAATCCATTCGCGGGAAGCGTCACGGCGCGCCAAGTCCTCGTCCACATTGATGGATGTTTGGTCGCCGAGCAGCTCCGCGTGCAGTTGGAGCCTCAGCACTGGGATCGTCTGCACAGCTTGATCGGCTGGTAAGTTCATTTCGCTCTGCACTGCATGAGCCCACTCTGCGTCTACAAAAACTCATCAGCAACCAGGTGCTCGCCTAGGGGTTTAGGATTCAGCGTTGCGCATGTTCCGCCGCGGGAGCTTTTGTATCGTGCGAGTTGTGTTCtcacctgctgctgctgctgcgcgtgcgtctctgcgcgccagTCTCTTCACCTTTCTCCGAggtggcgccgccgtcgttcAGCCCCGCCGTCTCTCAGGACAGGCCCTGCTTGACTCCAGCACACGCACACCTTCCGCGACTGGCTGCGCCGTGACGGTACATCTATCTCTATAtctgtgtatgtatgtatgcttGTATATATTGCGCGCGTTCTTCCTTTCGGATGTCTGAGTGTGAGAACGTCGTTCTCCTGTTATGTCTGCGCAGTTGGAACGATCGGTTTGGGCGCGTCGAGAGCGGTTTGATTACTTTTGacccgcctgcgtctgcgtcgcatcggcgtcctccagcggcgctgACGTCGCTGCGGTCGCTCTTCCGAGACGATGGGGACAGCCCACCGTCATCTttgtcgcccgccgcccgcgagcgcaggaGGACTGTTCTGACCTGTCGACccgagccgccgcagagcgttTCGGAGCTTCCGCCCCTCTCCTCCAGCGGCGTTGAAGACGATGTGGTCGAAGCGCCTGGACCTGGTCTCgagacgccgtcgcctccgctttcGTGTCTTTCGctgacgccgacgccgccgcgctacgtgctggagcgccgccagcagctcgtgaggcagctgcggcagatCGAACTGCACACGACGCCTGCGCATCGTCTCTTCCTCcagcggacgcgggcgcacCTCGAGGTACCGACACGGTACTTCCCCGGCGCCGTGCCGCACCGCCACCGCAGCCCAGCTCGTCCGCCGGTCGGGCTGAGTGCGGAAGTGCCTGTGGCGCGTCGTCGATACCCCGtcgacgacagcgacgacctcgtcgcggcgcgcctcgagggggTGGTGGAGGCAGATGCTGGGCTCTGGCCTGACGAGGCAGCCGTTCGAGGaccaggcggcgcgggaggcggctTCGTCGCGTTCGGGAGCCTGTTGCCGAACTTGGAGGGGGCGGCAGGGCGCAGATGGACGCGGAGCGGCTTGGCGCCGCCATGGGGCGGCGATGCGGACTTGAGCGACGGTTCCCTCATGGGCACAGATCGAATCTCGTTTCAGTCTGAAACGAGCCCGACGaccgcgccgtcgtcggtcCCGGCGTCCGCAAGTGAAAActggagcggcgacgccaaCCTGGACGCGCTCAGCGGCTCCCGGCTCTTCGGGGGTGGCGCGCAaggcgacgctcgcgggGCGAGCGGGTGGGCGCACACCACCTCGAGCTCCGAGGCAGATCCGCCAGGCTCGCaagcgcggtcgccgccggcgggggcAGCCGAAGAAGCCAGAGACAGCGGCCGGGCCCCTGGCTCGTCTTCccgcctgcgggcgagcCTGGAcagcgtccgccgcagactGCACGGCAGCCACGGGAGTGCGGCTGGGCTCGGCGAACCGGGAGCTTCGCCGCCTGACGCTggcgaagcgagcggcggggcgagcggccgTCGTGatgtgcgccgcggcggtccgtgccgcggcagcgcaggcgagagagccggACGGCGAAGCCCTGAGGGGGGCAGCGGTCGCCGAGCGGCACGACCGCGGGCGACAGCCCAGCAGGACTGGGCTCCTCTGCGGAGGGGGAGCTCCGCGACCCCTCCAGCAGTGCCTTCGACAGAGCAGAGTCAGGTGGCGGCGGGGCGACGAGCAGCGCCCTCGAGGTGTGCTCAGCGCCAGGGGGCGAGACCCCAGGGACGCCACCGTCGGGACCGCCACGCAGCCCCGTGCCGCCCGAGGCTCTGGGCTTGTCGGGCTCTGCGCGTCAAGAGACAaagggggcggcgacgcaggagggAGACCCGGAGCCTGAGAGCGACGGGgcaccgcggcgacgacgccccgcgggaaggcgaggccgcggcttcgACTCACCGGGCAGCGAACCTGAGGCAGCGTCGGAagcctcgtcggcgcgccggcctgACCAGGGGGAAGTGGGTGGACGCGAAGCAGGTCagggcgccgaagcgccCCCTGCGGGTCTCGCGCGGGCCTGGCGGCAAATTAGTCGCCCTATCGACCCGAGGCCACTCGACCCAAACCTGCTGCTCGACTCGCTGGTGCAACTGACGCGTGGGGAGCGGGCTGGGAGTGAAGAGTCCCTCGCCAGAAGAGGTGGGCGCCTCGTCcgagcaggcggcgggcgagggggggaggggatggcgggggggggaggggatggaggggggaggggatggagggggggaggggatgGAGGGGGGGGACGTAAGGGCAACACGAATTCGGAGAGAGGGGACTCTGAGAAGGTCAGGCTCTGCCGGCAGGCTCTGCCGCGATgcctgcgagggcgacggcgcagaacACGTCACTGAAGCGACTTTATTCAAGGAGTGCATGCCCACAGTTCACGCATCCCCCACGTGCTGGTCTGTCGGTCGATGTCGCAGAACCTGTCCTCCTTTTCTTGTGTTTCTTCCGTCCCAGCGTACAGAAAATTCGGCCAGGCGAACTGCGACCAGTTTGTGGAGCTGGCGAGCTTTCCTTTCAACGTCAAAAAAGACTGGTTCTACGCACAGCTGAGCAGCATGAGGGTCCACTTCGCGCATTCCTGGGTTGTGATAGGTGAGCTGAAGGGTCGCCAAGCCGCCAGCCGgagcgcgcgtctcgcgccgcatCTCGTCTTGCGTCGGCTGCAGCTGGTTGCTCAGTGTCTGTCGGACCGCGTAGGTGGGGCCGAgtagacggcggcgcgcgctaGGCTGCAGCACAGGTTTGAAGAGGCCCGTTCGACCGGATACGTCAGGCATGCGTCGGTAGTTGTCTCCACACCCTCCCTACTGGGATTGCAGGGGAAGAGAACTCGCTGGCACTCTGCCCTTTGATAGAGTTGCACGTAAGTGGAAAGAGGGATTCACGTGTCTCGCACGTACGGCGGTGGCGTGCGTGGTGACTGGCGCTCTTCGTCCAGATGTCCGTCGACACGAGCTCTTAGAAGCGGCGTTCGAGCGGATGCAGTCCCTGTCGCCGCACGACTTCCACAAGGAGTTCAAATTCCAGTTTCAGGGCGAGTGCGCGGCCGACGCAGGAGGCCCGACGCGCGAGTTCTTCACTCTTATCTCACAggtgcgctgcagcgcgttcTGTCGTGGAGAGTCGGGTTCGGGGCGCCGAGTGCCGGAGCTGGCAAGCGGTATAGGGTCGCCAGAGGGATAGCTTCTAGCCACGCATACTGAAACACATGAGAGGGCGCGGGAAGGTGTGGACGCGTGGACGCCGACGCACGGGTGTTTTGTAagtgtgcgcatgcgtctgtAGATCCAGTTGCACGTGACTCGTGACAGCGAGTGTTGGACTGCTGCGCAACATTTCTCAGAAGATTTTGGACGCGAACGTGGGGCTCTTCAAGCAGTGCGAGGTCGACGAGATCACTTATCAAATCAACCCGCTCTCTGGGTGAGACTCCACCGGAAAAGGAGCGATGTATGCATTCTTTCGCGGTGGATGAGCTTCCACGTTTGCGACGGCGACATTTCGGCCCGTAGTCACACGCGCCCGAATCGCAAGCTACAGGCCGACTAGTCACGCGTCTACGCGCAACGGAAGTTGTGCGGGCACTGAGACATCGATGGACACACAGGGACTGACGCCCCCTATTTCAAAACACAGATGCTTGTAGAAGTGGAGACAGACAAACACGCGTCGAAGTTAGCAGGGGAATAGAGCGATCTCGAGTGAGCGACCGCCAGTATGTGTGGAGCTGTAgttatatacacatatatgcatatatatacatgtaaaTCGATGTCTCCCTCCGTTCCGGTCTCTGCGCGAACGCTCAGTTCCCTCTGGTTTGTCTGTTTTGGCGGTTCGCGGTGCTCGATGCAGGATAAACGAAGGGCATCTCgacttcttccgcttcgtcgGGTGTGTCCTCGGCAAGGCGGTCTTTGACAGGCAGATTCTCGCGGCTCCCTTGTGCCGACCTCTTCTGAAACAGGTACACGGATTCAGAGAGACATACGTTGCgcgagcgtctgcagcagatTCGAGGTGTAAACCGACCCGGCCGGGCTCCACGAGATGCTAGAGCacggaaggcgccgccgttAGATCAGGGAGTCTCGTCTGGCTCTCCTTTCACAACCGCATGCTTCGTAAGGGCTTTTCTGCAGAGGGCGGGGTCTCACCTCcttgccgcggcgtcctgctTGTGCTGATACGCTtctcagctgctgctccagtCTCTCGAGGTTCAAGATCTAGCGCAGATGGACATCCAGCTGCATCGCTCTCTGCAGTGGCTGCGGCGACATCGTAAGTTCACGCTCGCCGAGAGTTTCTCTCGCAGCCTTCTGGAAGCGGACTACTTTTTCGACACGGTCTCTGTATCTCTTTTGCCGCTAGGGTCTGCGCCTGTCCGctcgtttttctgcgcgaCCGCATCTTCGGCTCCGTGCGCGCCGGGAGTCGTTCGGGCACTCACCCGCATGCGTGGTAACAGCGTTGCTGAATACCTTGTTACATAGCCGTGGACAGATGCGTGTCTGTGTATCTTTTGACGCATACTACGTACATACCTGGTGCTCGTCGCTCTgctttgctgcctctccgaTATTGAGAACTGATGCGCGATTCTTCGAGCTCGCCCGGGCTCTCCTTAGTACCTCCTTGGCTGTACGGACGTCGTTCGTGAAGCGAGTACTTCTCTGTTCCTTTAAAAATTTGGTTATAGACCATCTTTCTGAGAGCGTGTGTGAATGCAGCGACTGCCGGCGCACAAGTATATGTTTATCCATATATATCCACGTCTTAATGTGTAtccgtatatatgtatctatatatgcgGACATAAATGCGCTGAGGAAGTCAGAGGCTAGTCCTTCAGCTCGTTCCAATCTGTGGCGAGCCACGGACGCTTGGCTGTATGTGTCTTCAGCAATCGAGGAGACAGTTGAGACGACTTTTGTGGCGGTCGAGGACTACTTCGGGACATCTCAGGTACGGTTCGTCTCAAGTTTTGGTTCACTGAGCTGCCGGTTAAGCCTTCGTTTGTCCAACATTTGTCTCGTcgtggcgacgcgctgcggacTTGCAGCGGGTGTATTCGGTTTTGTCTGCGCTGCCCTCTGAACATTtgctccgcggccgctcgaTGTGTCCATGCGTTTCACTTGGTGCGCTGTCTCACCCCCCTTCTTGCAAGTTTTCGGCGAGTCGCCTCTCTGAaccgcaggcagctgcgaggTGTTGCATGCGTGAGCCTAGGCGCGCTTTGCGCGGCGGTTCACGACTGCGGCAGTCCCGAAgtccgcgcggcagaggcggcgcatACACGCAAGGCGTATGTGGACGCCttcatatatgtatggaAATTAGCAAAGTATGTGCGCCGTCTGGGAAATGTTGCTTGGGGCACGCGGAACAGATTGATGAACGGAGGCGTTttgttttttgttttctcgtTGCCCAGGAAGTTCCTCTGAAAGAGGGTGGCGAGCGGGAACGCGTGACCGACGCGAACAAAGACGAATACGTCTACCTGATGGCGAAACGCAAGATGGTCGATAGCGTTCGCCTACAGCTTCAGGCTCTTCAGCAGGGGTAGGAAGAGCTCGGGTCCTCCATGCGCCTAGACATCAGGCACTCGCGGCTAGCTCGCCTTTCTAAGATTTTTTGGGAGATCTTGCGCCACACAAGGGACGACCCGAGTGCTGCATTTTGGAAGGACGAGAAGTCTGCATCTCGTGAttcgcggcgcacgcctACATGGTggctgtgcggcgcgcgggcgttcTGTGTTTAGGTTTTGGAGCGTCGTTCCGCTTCCCCTTCTTCGGGTCTTCGACGAGCGTGAATTCGACCTCATTTTGAATGGCCGGCCTTACGTCGATGTCGGtaagcgtctccgccctgcgGTCGCTGCGAGGCGTGCTGGAGCATGAGAGGCTGAAGGCGCTTTGCTGCGTTGGCGACTCTCGCGCCGGGAGGAGGCTGCCTCGAGGGAAAACGTGTGATGTCTGTGTGTTTCTCGCGTGCGAGACCGCCGTTGTGCTGCAGAAGACTGGAAGCGACACACGCAGTACGTTGGCGAGTTCCACGACAGCCACCCCGTCGTTCGCTGGTTCTGGGACATCGTCGCAAACACATTCAACGACGACGAACgcgggcgccttctgcagtTTTGCACAGGTACAAACCGTCAAGCGCACCCCCCCCCCAGGGTCTATCGATTTTTATTTTTTTGTGCACACTCTAAACCTGTTGTGAGCGAAATATCCAAGTCACGAGTGTTGATTCACCTAACCCCAGTCGTCCCACTTCTTTTCTGCAGACACTCATCTTTTTTCGGGTTGCGGCTGCGTACCTGTCGCCCACGTGCTTGTCTGCACCGGGAAAGCCAGTTCGAGGGGGCGGCCTCCGTCCGCCGAATGGACTTTTTCCCGATTTTTGTACCTGGCACAGTGATAAACCTGAGCACTACGCTTTACGCATGCGTCGCATCCATGCCTGTGCAGGCACCAGCCGAGTGCCGTCTGAAGGCTTTCGAGTTCTGGAGAGCAACCGCGGGCAGCTGGCTCGATTCACCTTGCAGCCCATtgagcgcggaggcgagagctgtccagcgccgctgccgcgcgctcaCACGTGCTTTAATAGGTACGGCTGGCACCAGAACTGTAGAATATCTGACGTCACATATATTCCCATTCATCTGATTATCAGTGGGAAGGGGCGTATGTGAGCGCGGCGGTGCATGCAAACGTCCGTTCGCTACCCACACGAGCTAGAGATAAAGGCAACGTGGGGGGATGGATTGTCGCTCTAGTGTGTTCGTTGAGAAAAGGCACTCCGGTTTTCTCTATATTTGGCTCGCGGTTTAGGGTTCGCGAtaagaggcgcggagagctcAGGAACGGATGAAGAGCCGCATGTTTCTGGGGGCCGCTGGGCGTGGACGGGACCTCACGGGGAGGTGTCTGAGCGCTGTGCAGTTATGCGCGTGTGCGGTGGATGCGCGCTGCTGTGGTATTTTTCAGGCTGGACTTGCCCAAGTATCATTCCCGGGACGAGCTGCTGCACTACATGGAGATCGCGATTCAGATCGACCATCTCACGGGGTTTGGTGTTGATGAATGAAAACGCAAGCGTCACGCGTAGAGACGGAGTGATTGAATCACGCGCTTCGAAGTTTCATGGGCGTGTGCAGGCCGGCGAAAAATGCCTGGTTGGCTACGGTTCACGAGGCAGCATCACTGATGCTACCACGACGAGATGACTTGGAGGGAAGCAGCAGGAATTCGATGAACCTGCAGATACGACAGAGGACACAAAGCGGCGTGCGATAGACCAGCAAGAGAGACTTGTTAACGCTATGGCGAAAACGGTCCCGCCGTTCAAGTGTGTGCCGTAGGCAGCTGACATTTTCTGTATGCGGGAGCTCCGCAAGTCAGCGCGGCCAAGTGTGGCGTTATAGGGTGGTATAATTTGACGGATATAGTCGTGTGGCGCATATGGTCGCGCACTTCTGGAGCGAGACATAGTTACGGAAAACAAAAGGTTTTACCAAAAAACGG
Proteins encoded:
- a CDS encoding uncharacterized protein (encoded by transcript BESB_027330), producing MSAGNQQPGGSLVDRRYCRSRWESVYALFGLRGRGSSSSTVVANEIPPANDSRPLTNTTSLSAVRASTQSASSRLELLAAPRNSAPRRRMINMLPRGRAAEAPGELCPPSERPAGGLRRASTNSRVLAALASAPDALHTPPSPPACPRQPSLSARPAPAADARPLLILRSDAAPLNRPAAVASAGSALGWQSSTGAPARPSEPASGPSGGWTGSGGARPCRPRLRAADRIGEAACGRSSPLRRGADASARDGRPRRLQVSPTTDPPPLRPQCRAPKARQPAERAQTGTARQGLEPGKPPRRRTTRCATDRVQAKLKSSALSGFTRVVFLYVSLRSFCSANPFAGSVTARQVLVHIDGCLVAEQLRVQLEPQHWDRLHSLIGCWNDRFGRVESGLITFDPPASASHRRPPAALTSLRSLFRDDGDSPPSSLSPAARERRRTVLTCRPEPPQSVSELPPLSSSGVEDDVVEAPGPGLETPSPPLSCLSLTPTPPRYVLERRQQLVRQLRQIELHTTPAHRLFLQRTRAHLEVPTRYFPGAVPHRHRSPARPPVGLSAEVPVARRRYPVDDSDDLVAARLEGVVEADAGLWPDEAAVRGPGGAGGGFVAFGSLLPNLEGAAGRRWTRSGLAPPWGGDADLSDGSLMGTDRISFQSETSPTTAPSSVPASASENWSGDANLDALSGSRLFGGGAQGDARGASGWAHTTSSSEADPPGSQARSPPAGAAEEARDSGRAPGSSSRLRASLDSVRRRLHGSHGSAAGLGEPGASPPDAGEASGGASGRRDRSPSGTTAGDSPAGLGSSAEGELRDPSSSAFDRAESGGGGATSSALEVCSAPGGETPGTPPSGPPRSPVPPEALGLSGSARQETKGAATQEGDPEPESDGAPRRRRPAGRRGRGFDSPGSEPEAASEASSARRPDQGEVGGREAGQGAEAPPAGLARAWRQISRPIDPRPLDPNLLLDSLVQLTRGERAGSEESLARRAYRKFGQANCDQFVELASFPFNVKKDWFYAQLSSMRVHFAHSWVVIDVRRHELLEAAFERMQSLSPHDFHKEFKFQFQGECAADAGGPTREFFTLISQKILDANVGLFKQCEVDEITYQINPLSGINEGHLDFFRFVGCVLGKAVFDRQILAAPLCRPLLKQLLLQSLEVQDLAQMDIQLHRSLQWLRRHPIEETVETTFVAVEDYFGTSQEVPLKEGGERERVTDANKDEYVYLMAKRKMVDSVRLQLQALQQGFWSVVPLPLLRVFDEREFDLILNGRPYVDVEDWKRHTQYVGEFHDSHPVVRWFWDIVANTFNDDERGRLLQFCTGTSRVPSEGFRVLESNRGQLARFTLQPIERGGESCPAPLPRAHTCFNRLDLPKYHSRDELLHYMEIAIQIDHLTGFGVDE